The sequence below is a genomic window from Maylandia zebra isolate NMK-2024a linkage group LG18, Mzebra_GT3a, whole genome shotgun sequence.
CATCCAGCACAACTTTCGAGAGATGTGAAGCTCGGTTCACTGgtgccaggtttctgtgaggtgTACTTGATTTACTGGGTTTACTTTTAGATCAAGGAGATGACTAGTTAGATTACTGGTGCCTGTTTTAGGACACTGATCCTTGTCCCACTGTATCTGGTGATCTGTTTGCTTTGAGGTGCTGCCAAATGGTGTAGTGAGTTGACAACTCTCACTTGGTACTGCACTTGGTAACTCTCATATGAAACGGTATTCATTACCAACAACGTGTATGTTTTTGTGTATAAACAGTCAGTGTATGCAGGCATGTTCTTTGACTGTGTATCTGTCTTTGTAACTTTATATTGTCTCCTGTTTCTGTACAAAGCAAGCATGTGTGTGAGCAACACCTAGGCAGGTTGCACACTCCTGGGCCCTGGATTCATATCCAATATCACAAAGACATAAACTCTTGCCTTGTACAACAATCTGCTTTAGTTCGCATCCCTCAGGAGTCATGTAATCTGTTGCTGCCAGCCCACCTGCCACCCAATAACCCCAGAGTTTTCTGTCCCTTGTTCTGTCATTGGCTTAGAGGCACATAAGCTGGAGAACCAGGGCAataaaaggaaggaagaaaaactGCACCGACCACTTGTTCTGAGGGACGGAGTGAAGAATCAAGTGTCATCAACAGGTAAGATGCCCTCTGTGCTATTTGTCTGTGATGCAAGATAAATGATCAGCACTTCACCCGTTTTGCCTGAATTCTTCCATTAGATTATTGTGCCCAGCCGTCAATATGCCACCCCTTCGGGCTGTTGTGCTGACCACTCTCTGCATGGCCCTCATGGCCATGCTGGCAGCTGGTGCCAGAACCACACGCTGGCCCAAACCCCAGAGCACCAAGAAGCCACCTCGAGCTGGCGCCAGCGGTGATGGAGGTGGACGATTTGGACGAACCACGACAACGACCCCATCCCCTACAAGCAGCCTGAACACTGAAGAAACAACTGACATTATGATGGATGCATATTCCCTGCCCTCTACAGATAGCACGACATACTCCATTGACACATACCCCACTGAATTTCACACTGATGCTATAGTGCCCCCTGGGAACATCCTTTCAAACTTTACCCTTGACTACAACGAATGCTTCTTCAACTTCTGTGAGTGCTGTCCACCAGAAAAAGGTCCCGTAGGGCCTATGGGAGAAAGAGGGCCAACGGGGCCACCAGGTGAGAAGGGCATTCCAGGTGAGACggattttaactttttttattgtaaggGAAATTACAGTTTAAGTCAaagattttattctttttactcGCGTGTGTTGTCAGGGTTGCCAGGAGAGAAGGGAGAAACAGGGCCCAGAGGACCTCCCGGACCAGCAGGATTACCTGGAGCCAATGGACTCAATGGCGACATAGGTACAACGAGGCTTGACAGCAGGAGAGTTCTTGAATGTCTAAgggtttctctctctgtgtctctctctccttttgtgCGAAGCGCTGTTTTGTATAAGTACTTTTTGGATGTCATTTTCTACGCTTTATTTATCAAAACTGCTGCAGGTGAAAAAGGTGATCCAGGACCTGCAGGTCTACCTGGTACCCCTGGTATGCCAGGAAAACCTGGAGAAAAGGGTGTGTAGTTTCCTGTAAGAACCTGGCTACACATGTGCAAAAGTCATGATTTATAGTTATTGTTTCTCAAAGTGCATTGAGGTACATAATAACATATTTTCATTCAAACCTTTCTTCCTAAATAAACATAAACCCTCCACACACAGGTGATCCAGGCCCCAAAGGAGAGAAAGGTGAACGTGGCTTCCCTGGTCTAAAAGGGGACCCAGGAGAAAGAGGAGAGCCTGGCCTGAATGGGACTAAAGGCATCCCTGgcccagaggggctgatggGGCCCCCAGGGATTCCTGGGTCAAAGGGTCAGAAAGGTGAACAAGGGCAGCCGAGTGAGTGTTTGCCAGGTGAGAAAGGAGAGAAAGGTGATCATGGACCCCCAGGTCTAAGAGGTGAGATGGGCCCCCCAGGACTGAATGGAGCTGACGGTGCACAGGGAGAACGGGGGGAGCCAGGGCCTCCAGGAGGGAAGGGTGATACTGGACCCAGAGGCCTCCCAGGTGGGAGGGGACTGGCAGGGTTGAGGGGAGAGAAGGGGCCTAAAGGTCCTCGTGGGCCTCGGGGTCCCAAAGGACCTCCGGGTCAGAGTGCCGTTCAGGTTCGATCTGCCTTCAGTGTAGGTTTGTTCCCCAGCCGCTCCTTCCCTCCGCCGGGCCTGCCTGTGAAGTTTGATAAGGTGTTTTACAATGGGGAAGGACACTGGGACCCGGCACTCAATAAGTTCAACGTCACATACCCCGGGGTCTACCTATTCAGCTATCACATCACTGTGCGCAACCGGCCTGTGCGTGCAGCCCTGGTGGTTAATGGAATGCGGAAGCTACGGACAAGAGACTCTCTGTATGGCCAAGACATCGATCAGGCATCTAATCTCGCGCTGTTGCAGTTGAACGAAGGTGACCAGGTGTGGCTGGAGACACTGAGAGACTGGAATGGAGTTTACTCCAGCAGTGAAGATGACAGCACGTTCTCTGGCTTCTTACTTTACCCAGACATAAAGACCAAACCTACTGAGCTGACAAACCTCTGAATGCATCCTTGACTGAGCTCTGATTTGAGCCTCTCGCAGACTCTGCAACTTTCAGCCTTTTGCACTGCTCTGtcattttaatgtgattcaGCTAAGCACTGCTGCTCAGTATCTGCTAGCTCCCATGCTAATCAAACCAAATGCTTTACTTGCCTTGCTGTACCTGGAGACGGGTGAGGCCCAATTAATCTTCTGTATGCAACATTTCAGCTCTTTGTAACACTGCATTAAAATTGACTCTGCTTGAAACTGATGACCCTTGGGTTGTATTTACACAGAAACAGCTTATACACTCATTTAAAAGCTATTTGCCATTGCAAAGAGAAGGGAAAAGCTCAACGCCAGTGAACCATTTGTATTACTTGgacataatttaaataaatgacgTATTGCATTTGTTTCCCACTAGAGGGCGCAAGGTGTTCAATTTTTGGACAGAAGCTCTGGAGATTAATACACAAAGACAGTAGGCTAGAAAAACATAATGGTCCCACAAATATTTCAGGTAAAGATTGAAAGTGATACCTCTGTCGTGATGTTATTGAAAAAACTGCACACTACGGCAACGATATACGACAAGGAGAAAAAGGCAAGTCCGGATGATTCACTGGAACGCAGAAAGTAATATGATTTAAAAACCAcattatatatacatgtatgtacACATATATAATTGATATTACACCCCCATAACGTCATACACCTTAGTCCTGAGCAGAGATGATAACCCTCTGCAGTAGATCAAGCTGCACCATAAATTATACTCTAATGCTCCCACACTGCACAAtgaaaaatagaatagaatagactTTTACAAATACTATATCTCATTAGACGTTAAAGAGTCAGGACCTCTCACCAGATTATAGCCGATAATAACTCACTTACTTTTATACAGCAGCAATTCATTCTGAAGATAAATTACATTCAGTACATTCGGTATACACTCAGCCACACCGAGATGCTCTGAGACTTTTTATGTTGTGACGTGTTCGTTAAATGTAGGAGGCAGGGGAGCTGCATTAGCTggttttaaagcttttctttaTGCAAGGTTGTAATTAGGCACAGTCACATATTTTCTAAGCACATATGATACACTTACACATACAACAAAATGTATAAGCAAGATGAAGTTTTAGATACTAATAATGTAACTTGTGCAACAATTTTTACAGAAATGTATCCTCAGATTAGTGATCAGTGTATCTAAGTATCAACATTTCATTGGGAgtgaaacaaataaatgagatttaaatcattttaatttataaaaactattaaataaatatattcttcAGGGCTTTCTCCCACTTGGAGTCTTAAATAACAACAAAGCTTTAAAATTGGACATATACCTGAGAAGTGTATTTTCACTCTTCAAtgcaatttaataaaaaaaagtacttCGTGTGTGTATTCATTTACAAATCTGCGTAACACTTTGATTTACTCTGGAGAACATGCGTTGCCTGAGGGGGATTTATATTTCAGGTTGTACACTCAACCAAGACTGCTGCCTGTAGGAAGATAAACAGTTACTATAATCAAAAACACTGTATCATAGCAGACACAGAGGGTTTCTATTTACACTGATGTCCGAATTTTAaggcagcattttttttctctggtgTCTTTCATGAAAAGATTTAGGAGGCAggtaatgtttttctttttcaggtctATCATCCACACTGCAATTTAAATACAACTGTAAATACAATTGTGAAAACTTTGAAAAGAATTATGTAGTATTTATGTAGCTGATCACCAGTGATTAttcaaataacatttaaatacaaaaaacatttaaattgttCAGACAAAGTTAGAATTTTCAACACCAAAACTTTCcccgctcttttttttttaaattttcttttaatttcatcCTGATCAAACACCACCAGACTTGGTTAGCAATCAAGAAACATTAATGTTTGGTCAAAATGAAGAACCTTAGAATTACTAAGAACTTTAGACCTAGTTTGGAAATCTCCTTATCCTTACCAGAGTGACATTTGAAGAACTCGAGTTAAActgacatgtttttttctttctacctAATTATAACGGTGAATTAAAGAGTAAATGACAGCTTTATAATAAGGAGTCACTGATGCTGATGCTATCAAACTTGATAAAAATAGTCTCCAGTGCAACTCCATCAAATTGgatgtgacagaaatgaagtaCAAACAATAGCTGCTTTCGTTTAAGTAGTATTAGGCGTGCTCAGCAACAGCCTGTTCCCTGTATAGGAACCTTCAGACAGGAAGTGGTGAAGGTAGAAATATCTCTCAACTGGAAAAGTTTTATTGATTGGAAGATTGACTGGAATATTATGAATTAATTTACTTTTATGAGGAATATTGAAGGGAAACCTGTTAAAGAGGAAAGCCCAGAATAACATCTCCATCTACTGGTGAAGGATGTATATTTCTGTCAAAGTTCCACCTTATTCATGCTGCTGTTCATGttgatggtggtgtgtgtgcgtttgttaaatgttattttgcttgtttgtttataGGCCTATCTGCGGATATGTGTGCataagtgtgcgtgtgtgtgtgtgtgtgtttgcatttatGTATTTTCCTACTACTCTgtgtgaaaatataaataactacCTTGGCGGTGTGTGCAGTGTAATCTGCTCCCAACAGGCTGGATTCCCACTGTGAGAAAGACAGTATATTGTTCCTGCAGCACTACAGATAACAACTCATTAGCATACTGAATCATTTGGCAGCAAGAGCCACTCTGCCACCCATCTGCACTGagctgataaacacacacacacacaccagctctctctctcacacacacacacacacacagatccatgCAGTGGGCATACGCATACACACAACGCtgctctcacaaacacacacacacccgcaaCAATCTTCCTCTCATTCGCTCTCTTTCAATCCCTGTACACTCCCTGTATCCCTCTCatttgtgagtctgtgtctttttgGAGAGTTAGGAACACTGGAGCAGGTAAATGTTTGGCAGGCACTAACCCAGAGAACCCCTCCGCAGAGTCCCAGCACAGCCAGAGCACAGCACGGGAGAGGTCTCCAAACACCTGGATGTCTCTGATGCTCTCTGGAAGCAATTATAGCTTTCAGAAATGTCTAAGTGCTGATTCTGTTGTAGCAGTGGTGGCACAGTCCTCTGTGAAAACTTATGGGATATAGGGAAGAATCCttgaaaaaaaagtgcttaaGCTACACCTACAAagctaattttttttattaatgaacACAGGCTGGGGAGCATAACTTCAATAAGTAAAGAATTTATGGGCGGTGGAGTCTTGATCAGTGTGGCTGTTTCACAGTGTgtacagacacagcagcagacaAACGAATGCAGTGGAGGTTGTCAAAACCACTTTCACAATGGCAGGATATCCTGAAGGTCACCGAGCCATGTTAACCTCCACAGGAAGTTGTCACTTGGTGGGAGGAAGAGAGGATTCCAGCATTCATTGGAGGAGTTTCTCTGAGGAGGGCTGGCTTTAGctataaaccaagcagatatgGTGGGAAACAGCTGCGAGGAATGTCATTATAGGAATTAATCACTGAGATTATGCAACTCTTAAATATGGTGTAAAATTTGGAAAATATTTCACATAGTATGAGAAGGGCCACAAGACTACCGTATGAACTCAGCTGACTTGAAATGCACTGCAGTCGACCCACAGCGTGTTTGAGTGAGATCAAATATACAAGACTTTccctctgtttgttttattcatttttttaatataaaattcaTCAATTTAACATTggatatatttatagatacagcTATAATACAACAAATATGTCATTACCAAACGTACAATGTCCCTTTACTGCAATTCATAAAATACCATAGTTACCAAAGGTACCAATATAGGCTACTAGGTCCTGctgaaaaagcaacaacagTGAGCAATACATAAGTGTCTTTGTCAGAAAACTGCTGGTGTTCTTATGATATTAACACTGTGTGGTGAtggtgtgcatgtgtctgtttGCACGTGTGTGCGATCCAGATATTAGTCACGTTGCGGGGCCCTAAATCTGTTTATACACTCAGATTATTGGCATTTCCTTTCCTTAAGAGAACAAAAGGCACATCTCCATTAAGTGCATCATTAACTTCTAAAATGAAGACAAGTTTCAAAGGAGAGTCAGGGTTAAGGTTGGAGAAGCTGGAACTGCTGTTAAGGTTAGAATCGGCTTCCCGGATGGCTGTCACGATCTGAGACCGCTTCAGTATACGACTGCTGTGCTTAGAAGAATTTGCAATATCATTAGTTTTGCAAGATGTTTAAATTTGACATGACAATAATAGTAATGTCATATTAATTCATCTTTAATTCtgattattgtgtttttgtttcctttttcttcaATGAATTGCACTCAAAATACTAGCGGAGAGAATCTGAAACCACATCTGTACAAAAGTGTACAAAATAAGAACAATTACATAAAGCAGTATCGTATGCGTATCAACAGTAAGCTATCAGTGGTCAACACCAAGATGTGGTGACACAGCCCGTCTCCGGGAAATCAGTGTAAGTCATTTTCATATACTCTTAAGTCATGGATGTGCaactttgtgcgtgtgtgtgtgtgcgcgtgtgttttAATGTGTCGTCTGTACATGTAAGTGTAGAATATGGCAATGAAGGGATTTATTTGTGTACCTTACTAAACTACAACTgatttacagttaaaaaaaaccccaaacaaacaaaacaaaacactgcaacaTTCATATAAAAAAGGACTGCATGAGTCATGTCGTGATTTCATTTGACCCACACTTTGTACACTGCATGTCTTGTACCTCCACAGCAATTTCAAATAGATATATTCATTCCAGGCAGTGTGATTGTTTTCTGCTGTCTGCTGACACATTTGGTGACATTTTCTCATCACCAAAGTGTAACAGAAGTCAATTGTACCACAATTGATGTACTTATACGTTCAGTCGCTTGctttacttcttttttctttccttttttttttagttcatcTAATTTCTCCTCCTTCTTGTCATCCTGTCTCCTAAAAGACAATTTTGCTAGTAAACCCACTGACAAACACACTATGGTACATCTTAATCCACATGACTTGAATTTGAGTCACTATTATTACATTGTGCAGTGGAAATATATATGCTATTTACAATGCATACGAATCGCATGGGTACAATTAGGGTCCACTCAGTGTTTTTATGGCCTCAGAGTGAGGCAAATTTTCCTTTGTGTCTTTAAATTAAAACACCGAACTTGTCGAGGATAAATCTCCTGGTGTGCTTGTTACTTTCGGCGCCGTGCAAGCAAGGTGGATCAATTCCAGTGGCATCATATTGTAATTAATAGTGTCATCAGTGAAACATTGATCCTCTGAATAAAACGCTTGTCGTTTGAGTGACGATTGCctgattattattagtttttgtttctttgctctTTCTTTCATATATTGGGGTGTTTTCTATTGTGTAAGGATATCCAGTCTTTGGCGCTTTCAAAGCACTGAAATCCGCAGGTCTATCAAAGACATGAGACATGCAGAATTTACAAGTCTTAAATTCATCAAACTGTTCAGCGTGGAGACGAGAACACGCTCGTCGTCCATTTTGGACAGCACTATCTCAATATGCGGAGCTTAATTCTCCTTTCTACACTGATGACTCAAAAATTACAGGGTCTGAGTGTGTCCgcctcgtttttctttttttagttccTCCATTTCACTCTCAGgtgctgtgttgttgtttgttggcgTCAGCATCATCGGCGACTGGAGTTATCTAACGGGCGTCCATTGCGCCTCAGATCCCTAGTAGCTAGATGAAGTGGGGGTCCGCGAGATGTTGCTAGAGTCCTTGGAGCTGGAGGCGAGTCCTGGTCCTCCATGAAGCTTTCAGGACTGCCTTCAGCATCGCCATCAGGTAGGCTTCCGCAGCTGGAGCCTGGCGACATTGTCTCCAAAAGATCATCCCTGGCTAAGCCCACTACTGTGTCCTGGTGCGGTTCACCCTGAGGGCCCCCCTCGTGGGCGGCAACCCCAACCAACAGCCCTGTGTCCCCATCAGTTGTGCTGCCAACATTCCTCCCACCATCCTGATCCTCGAGGAGGTTGGAGAGGAAACTGATGTACTTCATAGCGAGCCGCAGTATCTCGTTTTTACTCAGCTTCTTGTCGGGAGGGTGGGTGGGAATGAGTTTACGAAGCTCTGCAAATGCCCCATTTACATTCTGCTGCCGCCAACGTTCACGACTGTTTGTGAAGATGCGACGTACAATCTTTGGCTGGCCAGCTAGCAGAAtggaaagaaggagaaaaagacaagaaaagggGAGAGTAAGGAGACAAGGCACCAACAcatttgcaaaaaaaccaaTGAAATGCAGAGCTGAAGCAGAAAATATGGTTTGTAAAACAATAAATCAACAGAAGCGCAAAAGTAAGAGTGGgagaagaagcagcaggagaTGCACAACATTTATTTGCGAGAAAGTACAGGATGAAAATAACAAACTTCAACAAATTCTAAAGCAGTAACTTTTAAAATTGTCCTCCGTATATggccacagattttttttagctGATGGATCAGATGTGTGCCATATGTGATACAAGTGAAATGGTTGGTGTGGCATGCCAATCTCCTTAAAGGTTGTCAGGGAGCATGTGTGCTCCCTATTTGACattctaaatattttttatttagttagtcATAGTAAAATGCTTCACTGCAGGTAGTCACATCCTCTCACCCTTCAACAATGGTGTCTTCTAAGCTATTGTTGCCCTTGGAACACACCCAGTCTATCTTAATCCTTCAGCCCACTCTGCAGTAAAACCTTGGCATGGAGGCAGGAGCACCCCCATCCTCCACCCCTGTACATGGCAGCGAGTGGGCAGCAGTGGAAAGGATGTTTCAAATGAAATAAACCCCAAATCCGCCTGAAAAGGGTTTACTTTAATGGCATGCAGGTACATGTATTTGACATTCAGATTAGCATTTATTTAGCCCCGTGAATTATGATGCATTTATTCTTCATGGGTGAAGCCCTTTCTGAATTTTCCTTTGGCAAGGCATCTTCTGCGAGACTCAGATTAGGTACGGTATAGCTCCATGTCAGTGAATGAATGACAATGGTGATGGAGAAGGGACGTTTGGGGGGGGGACTAAACTGGCAGAAGGAGGACACGGCAGAAGTGCATCTTACCATACTTATAAAGATCTAAAATGCGCCTACCCTCGTCGAGTTCAACCTCATAAGGCGCCGGGCGGCGCTTTACCCTGTTGCTGGGGTACATGCTGTACTGCTCCGACTCTCCTCCGAGACTATGTCAACAGAAAGGAGACAAAAGGTGCACAGGTACATTAGGTCACATGAATTCCACTGTACACAGTTTCCTTCATTGCTTCTAAAAGATCTTAATGCTCTCCACTCATTgcagcaggacacacacacacacaaacacacacatctgtcaCATATGCACATGCTCAATAATGTAAACATAACGTAACCTCAGTAATACAAAAAGCATCTTGTCCCCTATCCTTTTACAGAAAGGCATAATTGTGTCTAATAACCATCAAACTTTCTATGTGCATTCATGAAactgtatgttttttgttttgattcccCCCCCCTTCATTCAGCCTTTACCTGTTGATGGCGGCGAGAGGCTGTGCCAGGTTGTAGAGCATCGCCCGCGCTGGGACAGGGAACGCGTTTGGGCTCAGTTGGACCATTCGAGCGTCGTCTCGTTGCGGCGGCGGCAGCGGCAGCGGTGGAGGTCTGCGAAGTTCCGTGATCGGCACCAAATGGCTCTCAGTCCTCTGTTGCACCGCTTTTATAGCGTCCCTCCTGGAGAGCTCGATCACCGGCACTTCCCTTTTCAGGTCAAGGGCGTTGTGAGAGGCAGTTTCCTTGGCAACGCCGttgatgatgatgctgatgctgGTCCCGTTGTTCGAGTTCTGCAGAGGAACGTCATCCGTCTCCTCAACCCCCTTGAAGCTccctcccctctcctcctcctcatcctcctcctcttcttcctcctccccctcctctctcctcgGCTCCCCGTCCTCCTTGCATCCGTTCTGTCTGGAGATGATGGCGGAGTCCTCCTGTTTATTAGGACCGGACCCTGCATCGGGACTTTCGGGACAAAGCTCCTGTTGCCGCTTTTCCATCATTTTTATGCCGTCACCACTCGCTAGAGTCCACTACGTCCTAAATGAGATTTCCCTCGATTAATCCATAGTTCAGTGCATCGTTTGTGGCAAAATGTCAGATATAACCACGCATTTGCTGTCCACGCAAGCCTAAagaaaattaacaataaaaCATCATCACCGAGCTATTATCCTGGCTCGTATCCTTATTCAAAGTACTGTTCTTAAACTGTAAATGATATGAATACTGTAAAGCTTAAATTAGCAAATTGAATGAGCAATTagatgacccccccccccctcaggtGACACATTTTATTCGACATTTTTCAAACTGAATAAGAAAAGGCCAAAGATTTTCCTGCGATATTGTTCCATGACAAAGAAATAACTCGGCACTCTATGACCATCACATTCAAACATCTCGCAGTTTTCCAGGATCAAACCATTATTTCTCAAACTATCCAAGGTGAGAGTGTTTTCAAGCTAAATAGAAACACGATGAATTCTTTTCAGGGCTCActggattttattttgtttgaaaTTTCCACGGTTGATTATTTTGTCACCATTTAATTTACAGCTGCAGGTGTAACCcgttattgtatttattttattaggaGTCTTGTCTGctcctgtttgttttattgctaTTATGAAGCTCTTATCAAACGCTTGCATGGCCTTCACTGCTACAGTTAAGGCGTTACGCCTATATCTTACAGGGACGTTAGATGTCCGCGTTAATTATAAGATCGGAAATTAGAAGCATCATTTTCGCTACTGTTAAATGTAAAACTATCGTGGAGGAAAGCTGTGGATGCGAGGACTAAAAGGAAGGTTGATAATGACCACTATTCGTCgaagttaaaaaaataagaaaaataaaaatccacctTTCTGCTTTTCCTTCCTCCCCttgcaaatgaaaaataatagtCCAAAAAATGCTCGAACGTGATCGTTTTCACGCGCAAAGAATTAATAGCAGgttgtctaatttttttttttgttttatcgaGGGTAAGGCCATATTAGTGCTGGTGTTAACACCGAAAATCAGGAGTTTCCCACAATGACCAGTTTCAGGTGTTTCAGACGTAACTCATTTGATAAATTTCCTggaaatgtttttccttttaaacgaACGGCAGACggagaattaaaaaagaaaacgcaCCATAATTTCTGGGAATTCTCCAGCAGGCCTCGCATCCGTTATTTCATGCCGTAGACTCCAACCATCCGATCGGACAATAGCAGAAAATATAGGCTAAAAATGTCGCTCATTACAGCAATAAAACCAAGACGAACGCGCTCAAATTACCGCGTACAGAGCGAAAAATGCGCTGGTTTAAATGAAGAGATGTGTTTTGGGGGGGACTTACCGTTCCAGCCGTGTTGTTGATGTTACTGTGTAAGTGGAGCCATTTTGTGAGT
It includes:
- the otol1a gene encoding otolin-1-A, with the protein product MPPLRAVVLTTLCMALMAMLAAGARTTRWPKPQSTKKPPRAGASGDGGGRFGRTTTTTPSPTSSLNTEETTDIMMDAYSLPSTDSTTYSIDTYPTEFHTDAIVPPGNILSNFTLDYNECFFNFCECCPPEKGPVGPMGERGPTGPPGEKGIPGLPGEKGETGPRGPPGPAGLPGANGLNGDIGEKGDPGPAGLPGTPGMPGKPGEKGDPGPKGEKGERGFPGLKGDPGERGEPGLNGTKGIPGPEGLMGPPGIPGSKGQKGEQGQPSECLPGEKGEKGDHGPPGLRGEMGPPGLNGADGAQGERGEPGPPGGKGDTGPRGLPGGRGLAGLRGEKGPKGPRGPRGPKGPPGQSAVQVRSAFSVGLFPSRSFPPPGLPVKFDKVFYNGEGHWDPALNKFNVTYPGVYLFSYHITVRNRPVRAALVVNGMRKLRTRDSLYGQDIDQASNLALLQLNEGDQVWLETLRDWNGVYSSSEDDSTFSGFLLYPDIKTKPTELTNL
- the tal1 gene encoding T-cell acute lymphocytic leukemia protein 1 homolog isoform X1, whose amino-acid sequence is MMEKRQQELCPESPDAGSGPNKQEDSAIISRQNGCKEDGEPRREEGEEEEEEEDEEEERGGSFKGVEETDDVPLQNSNNGTSISIIINGVAKETASHNALDLKREVPVIELSRRDAIKAVQQRTESHLVPITELRRPPPLPLPPPQRDDARMVQLSPNAFPVPARAMLYNLAQPLAAINSLGGESEQYSMYPSNRVKRRPAPYEVELDEGRRILDLYKYAGQPKIVRRIFTNSRERWRQQNVNGAFAELRKLIPTHPPDKKLSKNEILRLAMKYISFLSNLLEDQDGGRNVGSTTDGDTGLLVGVAAHEGGPQGEPHQDTVVGLARDDLLETMSPGSSCGSLPDGDAEGSPESFMEDQDSPPAPRTLATSRGPPLHLATRDLRRNGRPLDNSSRR
- the tal1 gene encoding T-cell acute lymphocytic leukemia protein 1 homolog isoform X2, encoding MMEKRQQELCPESPDAGSGPNKQEDSAIISRQNGCKEDGEPRREEGEEEEEEEDEEEERGGSFKGVEETDDVPLQNSNNGTSISIIINGVAKETASHNALDLKREVPVIELSRRDAIKAVQQRTESHLVPITELRRPPPLPLPPPQRDDARMVQLSPNAFPVPARAMLYNLAQPLAAINSLGGESEQYSMYPSNRVKRRPAPYEVELDEAGQPKIVRRIFTNSRERWRQQNVNGAFAELRKLIPTHPPDKKLSKNEILRLAMKYISFLSNLLEDQDGGRNVGSTTDGDTGLLVGVAAHEGGPQGEPHQDTVVGLARDDLLETMSPGSSCGSLPDGDAEGSPESFMEDQDSPPAPRTLATSRGPPLHLATRDLRRNGRPLDNSSRR